One window of Montipora capricornis isolate CH-2021 unplaced genomic scaffold, ASM3666992v2 scaffold_438, whole genome shotgun sequence genomic DNA carries:
- the LOC138035930 gene encoding uncharacterized protein: protein MTDKAKNSRRIAKGNFTRKRNILIKSIETSQGIEVVETNYSKLVDAWEELEGKHLEYVNFLTDEHLVDEEEIWMTEVEEKYSNAFNRKVKYVENVTTSEKATREHAARQEAIDNAKVKRNTARAVFEASYESISHALQSKEMPNFALKDLQKQIEDQFQDCKTFNAELLELLPFDSAESEMQWIAKIQTYYYEIVEQIVVRYTNVKEQEQIKQESDATSSFLHLEKVKMPHFDGELRHYPQFKRDFNKQVMPQIRGRDAAYVLRSCLGKEPEGLVKSIDDDVQEMWRRLDEKYGDPAKIADVIIDGIRRFRTLKEGEDKRFIEFVTLVEDGYRDLTRLGLEAEITTTSSVSIIEKALSTDIRRKWAEMVSCHGSHIDKSKKFPSLLEFLQNQRSAIEYDSASLRTTTNNQHYRGTSHYTEGVEEVSKEPKPKCLIHEHGRHWTADCRIYLAKPIEEKKTIIKDKRACWSCLKIGHRQRTCKSRKDCGVGGCTRKHHPSIHETEETPQEVSASANVCHNTKIDTCLLQVQRVKTKRGEANIMWDNAASLCFITNTKAKQEKLKGSKVELSVIKVGAQSEKIKTNKYKVPLIDKQGHVIEFEAYGIERITSDIESVNIDDIVHLFKNVTKEEIERPSGPVDILIGYEYAAYHPEREQNIGHLVLLRNRFGRCIGGTHPLLKESHLYHDFINARVNTVVGKINIEDFYKIENLGVECKPKCGGCRCGKCSLGAKDCTIQEERELELIERNLNFNKEENRWVAEYPWIKDPQNLPDNRKVAFAKLITTEKRLRRNTEHAKVYDNQIKDMVTRGVARKLSKNQWMLLATLFSLCLVTHPKTHTLHVHMYGGKERITNLRAI from the coding sequence ATGACCGACAAAGCTAAGAATTCACGGCGAATTGCCAAGGGAAACTTCACACGAAAGCGGaacattttgatcaagtccataGAGACAAGCCAAGGAATCGAGGTAGTAGAAACCAATTACTCAAAACTTGTTGATGCATGGGAAGAACTGGAAGGGAAGCACTTAGAGTATGTTAACTTCCTGACTGACGAGCATTTAGTGGACGAAGAAGAAATCTGGATGACAGAAGTCGAGGAAAAATATTCCAATGCATTTAATCGTAAAGTGAAATATGTCGAAAATGTCACTACAAGCGAAAAGGCAACGCGCGAGCACGCGGCTCGTCAAGAGGCCATTGACAACGCAAAAGTTAAAAGGAACACTGCGCGCGCTGTTTTCGAAGCTTCTTACGAAAGTATTTCGCACGCGTTGCAGTCAAAAGAAATGCCCAATTTTGCGTTAAAAGACTTACAGAAACAAATAGAAGATCAATTTCAAGATTGCAAAACCTTTAACGCTGAACTGTTAGAATTATTGCCCTTTGATTCAGCCGAATCTGAGATGCAATGGATAGCTAAAATCCAAACCTATTATTACGAAATTGTTGAACAAATTGTAGTTAGATATACTAACGTAAAAGAACAAGAGCAGATAAAACAGGAATCTGACGCGACTTCTTCCTTTCTACACCtggaaaaggtaaaaatgccGCACTTTGATGGAGAACTACGTCATTACCCTCAgtttaaaagagatttcaaCAAACAAGTCATGCCACAAATTCGTGGAAGAGATGCCGCATATGTGCTACGCTCTTGTCTTGGAAAAGAACCCGAAGGCCTGGTAAAGAGCATAGACGACGATGTGCAAGAAATGTGGCGAAGACTGGACGAAAAGTATGGAGATCCAGCCAAAATTGCAGACGTTATCATTGACGGCATACGTAGATTCAGAACACTTAAGGAAGGAGAAGATAAACGTTTCATCGAATTCGTGACTCTTGTAGAAGACGGATACAGAGACCTCACAAGACTCGGTCTAGAAGCGGAAATTACAACAACGAGTTCGGTCAGTATTATAGAGAAAGCTTTATCAACAGACATCAGAAGAAAATGGGCGGAAATGGTTAGTTGTCACGGAAGTCACATCGACAAATCAAAAAAGTTCCCTAGTCTTCTTGaatttctgcaaaatcaaaGGAGTGCTATTGAATACGACAGTGCTTCTCTTCGGACGACGACCAACAATCAACATTACAGAGGCACATCGCACTATACAGAAGGCGTCGAGGAAGTAAGCAAAGAACCCAAACCAAAATGTCTGATTCATGAACACGGAAGACATTGGACAGCAGACTGCAGAATTTATTTAGCCAAGCCAATAGAAGAGAAAAAGACGATCATCAAAGATAAACGAGCCTGTTGGTCGTGCCTAAAGATCGGTCATCGACAACGTACATGCAAATCAAGGAAAGACTGTGGTGTAGGCGGCTGCACAAGAAAGCACCATCCATCTATACACGAGACGGAAGAAACACCTCAGGAAGTCTCAGCCTCAGCAAATGTATGCCACAATACAAAAATTGACACCTGCCTGTTACAAGTACAAAGAGTTAAAACCAAAAGAGGAGAAGCTAATATAATGTGGGATAACGCCGCATCACTTTGTTTTATCACAAACACTAAAGCAAAGCAAGAGAAACTTAAAGGATCCAAAGTCGAACTTTCAGTCATCAAAGTTGGAGCACAGAGCGAGAAGATTAAGACCAACAAATACAAGGTACCTCTTATAGATAAGCAAGGTCACGTCATCGAATTCGAAGCTTACGGCATCGAAAGGATCACCTCAGACATTGAAAGTGTTAACATAGACGACATAGTACATCTTTTCAAGAACGTCACAAAGGAAGAAATCGAGCGACCCTCAGGACCTGTGGACATTTTAATCGGTTACGAATATGCAGCCTATCACCCGGAAAGAGAACAAAACATCGGTCATCTTGTGCTCTTAAGGAATCGTTTCGGGCGATGTATTGGAGGAACGCACCCGTTACTTAAAGAATCACATCTGTATCACGATTTCATCAATGCCAGAGTCAACACAGTTGTAGGCAAAATCAATATAGAAGACTTTTACAAAATTGAGAACCTTGGCGTAGAATGCAAACCGAAATGTGGAGGATGTAGATGTGGAAAATGTTCCTTAGGCGCGAAAGActgcactattcaagaagagcgAGAGCTGGAACTAATCGAACGAAATCTAAACTTTAACAAAGAGGAAAATCGCTGGGTCGCTGAGTATCCCTGGATCAAGGATCCTCAGAATCTTCCTGACAACCGGAAGGTCGCTTTCGCGAAACTGATAACGACCGAGAAACGTCTAAGAAGGAACACCGAACACGCAAAAGTGTATGACAACCAGATAAAAGACATGGTAACTAGAGGAGTTGCAAGGAAACTCTCCAAAAACCAATGGATGCTATTGGCGACCCTATTCTCGTTGTGTTTAGTGACGCATCCAAAGACGCATACGCTGCATGTGCATATGTACGGTGGCAAAGAAAGAATAACCAATTTGAGAGCAATTTAA
- the LOC138035931 gene encoding uncharacterized protein, producing the protein MSIDRIELCGAVLNKRLKVFIEKECRYRFEKIYHIVDSQIVHAMIQKSSYGFNTFAATRIGEIQEGTNPENWYWVESKYNIADCLTRGRKPDDIGLESTWQKGPDFLKQVYDNQIKDMVTRGVARKLSKKELTLYKGPVHYIGHHEVLKPDSKSTPVRIVFNSSANYMGHILNEYWAKGPDLLNNLLGVLIRFRENKVAFIGDIKKMYHTVKMTELDQHTHRFLWRDMDSTREPDTYIMLRVSFGDKPSATIATVALRKTAEMSREKYPEAADIIQRNTYMDDIIESTDDRKQAIKLTQDIEKAIIKGGFEVKEWMFSSDTDRQEKTNIPIEEQTEKILGVKWSQSEDQLCFEVKVNFTIKRIHTSRSTSDIVPTQDPQQLTKRIILSQINSVYDPLGLAGPFTVRAKILLRRLWGTEPKLDWDDPIPEENQQNWSIFFNDLKDMNQIRFTRCLKPMDAIGDPILVVFSDASKDAYAACAYVRWQRKNNQFESNLILSKNRLAPIKKMSIDRIELCGAVLNKRLKVFIEKECRYRFEKIYHIVDSQIVHAMIQKSSYGFNTFAATRIGEIQEGTNPENWYWVESKYNIADCLTRGRKPDDIGLESTWQKGPDFLKQTEDKWPITRDYLEPKLSEVIRTTMVTKIEGPHDTLALRIDIAKYSSYGKLLRVTARILKFYSKFPKPSFKSATQELTPEDIKKSEIFWIKEIQQNMRNDIENGKYNRLCPITRKDGIYVVSSRTAKLQTNYGDNEVILLPYDHPFSHLYVAQTHARGHHGILTTASKVRTKYWIPKLLKLVKSIKFRCVICKKLAKKTSQQVMGQLPEDRLKPAPPWYSTGIDLLELELLPKLDIKAKMAHISPKFENRRRSYDTRFQLSERKLEAWKSVKCLPRCRWESAKSRRAIQESHRKRTYEAIPRQRICHCSTSCTETCITYTD; encoded by the coding sequence ATGTCCATTGACCGTATAGAACTGTGTGGAGCGGTACTGAACAAACGTCTAAAAGTGTTCATAGAAAAGGAATGTAGATATCGCTTTGAAAAGATCTACCACATCGTAGATTCTCAGATTGTACATGCCATGATACAGAAAAGCTCATACGGGTTCAACACGTTCGCCGCCACTAGAATAGGTGAAATACAGGAAGGAACAAACCCTGAAAACTGGTATTGGGTAGAGAGTAAATATAACATAGCTGACTGTTTGACAAGAGGCAGGAAGCCCGATGACATTGGACTTGAAAGCACATGGCAAAAGGGTCCCGATTTTCTTAAACAAGTGTATGACAACCAGATAAAAGACATGGTAACTAGAGGAGTTGCAAGGAAACTCTCCAAAAAGGAACTAACACTCTACAAAGGACCGGTGCATTATATCGGACATCATGAAGTTCTCAAGCCTGATTCCAAATCTACCCCAGTGCGCATAGTGTTCAATAGCAGCGCCAATTACATGGGTCATATCTTGAATGAGTATTGGGCTAAAGGTCCTGACCTACTCAATAACTTATTGGGAGTCCTTATACGTTTCCGAGAGAATAAAGTAGCCTTCATTGGTGATATTAAAAAGATGTACCACACTGTGAAGATGACAGAGTTAGATCAGCACACCCACCGATTTCTGTGGAGGGATATGGATAGTACAAGAGAACCCGACACATACATAATGCTCAGAGTTTCATTCGGTGACAAGCCGTCAGCTACGATTGCAACCGTTGCTTTGAGAAAAACCGCAGAGATGTCAAGAGAGAAATACCCAGAAGCAGCAGATATAATACAAAGAAATACGTACATGGACGACATAATCGAAAGTACGGACGATCGCAAACAAGCTATTAAACTGACTCAAGATATCGAGAAGGCTATTATTAAAGGAGGATTTGAAGTCAAAGAGTGGATGTTCTCAAGCGATACTGacagacaagaaaaaacaaatatacCGATCGaggaacaaacagaaaagatacttggagtTAAATGGAGTCAATCAGAAGATCAACTGTGTTTCGAAGTCAAGGTTAACTTTACTATCAAGCGAATACATACTTCAAGGTCTACGAGCGATATCGTCCCCACCCAAGATCCCCAACAGCTCACAAAGCGTATAATCTTGTCACAGATCAACAGCGTGTATGATCCCCTAGGGTTGGCAGGACCATTTACAGTAAGGGCCAAAATTCTTTTACGCCGTTTGTGGGGAACTGAACCGAAACTTGACTGGGACGACCCTATACCCGAGGAAAACCAACAGAATTGGTCTATTTTCTTCAACGATTTGAAAGACATGAATCAAATCAGATTTACGAGATGCCTTAAACCAATGGATGCTATTGGCGACCCTATTCTCGTTGTGTTTAGTGACGCATCCAAAGACGCATACGCTGCATGTGCATATGTACGGTGGCAAAGAAAGAATAACCAATTTGAGAGCAATTTAATACTGTCCAAAAATCGTCTTGCACCAATAAAAAAGATGTCCATTGACCGTATAGAACTGTGTGGAGCGGTACTGAACAAACGTCTAAAAGTGTTCATAGAAAAGGAATGTAGATATCGCTTTGAAAAGATCTACCACATCGTAGATTCTCAGATTGTACATGCCATGATACAGAAAAGCTCATACGGGTTCAACACGTTCGCCGCCACTAGAATAGGTGAAATACAGGAAGGAACAAACCCTGAAAACTGGTATTGGGTAGAGAGTAAATATAACATAGCTGACTGTTTGACAAGAGGCAGGAAGCCCGATGACATTGGACTTGAAAGCACATGGCAAAAGGGTCCCGATTTTCTTAAACAAACAGAAGACAAGTGGCCAATCACTCGTGATTACTTGGAGCCAAAACTATCCGAAGTAATCCGGACTACAATGGTAACGAAGATAGAAGGACCTCATGACACCCTAGCGTTACGAATTGACATCGCCAAATATTCGAGTTACGGCAAACTACTACGTGTCACtgcaagaattttgaaattttacagcAAATTTCCCAAACCGTCATTTAAAAGCGCAACGCAAGAACTGACACCTGAAGATATTAAAAAGTCAGAGATTTTCTGGATCAAAGAGATTCAGCAGAACATGAGAAATGATATTGAAAATGGCAAGTACAACCGTTTGTGTCCTATCACACGCAAAGACGGCATCTATGTAGTAAGCAGTCGTACTGCAAAGTTACAAACAAATTACGGTGACAACGAAGTTATATTACTACCATATGATCATCCGTTCTCACATCTCTATGTAGCACAAACTCATGCAAGAGGACATCATGGCATTCTAACTACTGCCAGCAAAGTGCGCACCAAATACTGGATACCCAAACTCCTTAAGTTGGTAAAATCGATTAAGTTCAGATGCGTTATCTGCAAAAAACTTGCTAAGAAAACAAGTCAGCAAGTGATGGGCCAATTACCTGAAGACAGATTGAAGCCAGCACCGCCATGGTACAGTACAGGAATTGATCTTTTGGAACTCGAACTACTTCCCAAGCTTGATATTAAGGCAAAAATGGCACACATCTCACCGAAATTTGAAAATCGGAGACGTAGTTATGATACAAGATTCCAACTTAGTGAGAGGAAACTGGAAGCTTGGAAAAGTGTCAAATGTTTACCCAGGTGCAGATGGGAAAGTGCGAAGAGTAGACGTGCAATACAAGAATCTCACCGTAAACGAACCTATGAAGCAATACCAAGGCAAAGGATATGTCACTGTTCAACGTCCTGTACAGAGACTTGTATTACTTATACCGattga